The window CGAGCCGGCGGTGGCGCGGCCGCGCGCATGTACTGGACGCGGGAACGCGGTACGGCTCGGCTGCTCGCTGTCTTCGTCGCCCTGATTGCCGTCTGGTACGTCTACGGTCAGATACGCGATCACATACTGCTCGAACATCGTTGGCCGGTGCTTCAGCCGGATGCCCAGGGCCTGACCGTGGTCGGTACGCTCGACTCGCAGTTCCACTTCGATCGCAACATCTTCAAGGTTGTTCTTGCCAACAAAGCGAGCCACGTAGAGCTGACCGACTTCGGCTGGCATACCGTGTTTGGTCAAGACACCGGTCTCTTTAGCGATACAGTCGGGAATACCATCAGCTCCGCCATCATGGTCGATGACGCTATGGGCTTCGCCATGCTGACTCCGTTTCTGCGCGCTACTATCCGGTCGCTGCTGGGCGATCCACACGCCTACGACGCGGTCACCGCCAGCACGCCGATAACCGTGGTCACCGGAGATAAGCGCGGCACGGTTCACACCACGCTTGGCGCGCTAATTCATAAGTTTGAGGCCGCGGCGCCGGCCGGTGATGCACCCGCGGAGGTCGACTCTGGCGGAGGTGGGGGCAGTGGTGGCCACCAGGTGAGCCACGGTGTCACGGTTCCCGGTTCCGTGCTCCTCGCGGCATGTCCGGTCGTCCTTACCGGCGCGCAGTTTACCCACGCCGATCTGGAGGAGCACGCTGCGAGCATTCTCGAAGGGCCCACGTATACGGTGCACCTCTATCTTACGCCGGAAGGCCGCTCACGCTTCTACCAGTGGTCACGCGTGCACGCAAATGAGGACCTTTGCTTCATCGTAAACGGCACCGTGGAAACGGCAGGGCGCGTGGCGCAGGCCCTGGATGTGAACGACTGGGAAATAGGGCCGATGACAGACGAAGATGCGGCACACGCCCTGACCAACTACGTCAACCGAAAGCACGGCTGACCCGGCGCACCTCATTCAGCCTGCGAGCCGCCGAATGGCATGCATCAACAGAGCCATAATAGTTGGCGCACTGTCTGCAGCGTACGCTGAAATCGACGCGTGATCCGGCGCCGCATTGCCCAGGCCGGCGGCCATGTTGGTCACTACAGTCAGCGAGGCGTAACGCAAGCCGGCCTCACGGCAGAGGATCGCCTCGGGCACACCCGTCATGCCTACAACGTCGGCTCCCCATGCGGCAAACATCCGCACCTCTGCCGGCGTCTCAAAGCGCGGGCCGTCGGTGCCCAGGTAGACGCCGTTATGATGCACCTCCAGCCCCAAATCATCTGCGGCCATCCAGATGGCTTGGCGAGCGGTCTCGCTATAGGCGTTGGTGAAATCCGTATGCTGCCAGCCGGCGCGATCGCGAAACATCGTCGTGGCGGGACCGTGCATAAAGCTGATAAAGTCGTGCGGTGTTACCAGAGAGCCTTCCGTTATCGAGGGACGCAGCGAACCGGCGGCGTTAGTGGCCAATACTGTGCCCACCGCCAGCGATTCCAGCGCCTCTACGTGGGCGAAGTGGTCGATCTCATGGGGAGGAGCCTGGTGATCCTGTCCGTGTCGGGGCAGAAAGTAGAGATGATGCGGCTCCGTATAGTTATCGGCAAGGCTCCACAACGTGACTTCGCCGGAGCTGGTCCGCACGGAGACCGGCTCGGACCAGATTTCGCCACTCAGCGCGTCCAGACCCGTGCCGCCGACGATGGCGAAGTTGGGCCGATCTGTCATGCCGCAAGCAGAAAGCGCGGGTCGGAACTAAAGCCGACGGTGTCGTTGAAGTGAACAACCAGCCCGTTGGTGGCCCCGGCATTACCGTGAAGGTAGTCAACAACCGCACGTTCGAGCGCACGGCGATCCGGACGCGCATGATCATGTTCGGCGAACCGCTGGATACCGTGGTGCGCGAATACGCACAAGGGCAGATTGGTCCCAATGCTATACTTTGCCTCTCCGAGAAGCTGGTGTCGATTTGCGAAAACAATGTGCGGCATATCGATTCCGTCCGCGATACGTGGCTTGCCCGACTCATTGTACGGTATGTGACGCGGTACCCGAACGACATCGGCTTCAGCCACCCCAAGAAGATGCAGGTCGCGATCGACTGTGCCGGCACGCCGCGGATTGTGATTGCCGTCCTCATCGGCGGGCTCACACGGCTGCTTCTGAAACGGCGCGGTGATTTCTACCGGATCGCCGGACACGGAATAGCTGAGATCGACGGATTCAATCCGGAAGCCATGAAACCGTTCGATGAATACGCCATGCTGCCGCCTCGCGATCCCGTCGATACGTGTCGCCGGCTGTCGGAGGAGTTTGGCTGCGCGTGCTACATCATTGATGGAAACAACATCAACGTGAAGGTTGTGGGAATGAGCCCCGGGTTGGAGGATCGAGGCTTCGATGCGGCTACTGCCCGGCTCGTGATGCTGGATAATCCGATGGGTCAGCGCGACGAGCTTACGCCGATCTTTGTCCTACACGAACGCCCGACCGCGGAGATCGCCGCTACCGATGGCTGAGGCCGCCAAGCCTGCGCGGACGTCGCCTGGACGGCTTTTCGCGACTGGAACTTGTTGGATCTTCCCGGCCCTTCTACTCTGGCCGATGGTTTTGGGCCAACGCCTCTACTGGGGAGACCTGCTGCTCTACTTCGGACCAATGTACAACAATGTGGCGCGCCAATTGCGAGGCGGTCGCATCCCGTTGTGGAATCCCTTGGTGCTGGGAGGGCAGCCCCTGTTGGGTAATCCACAGATGGGGATATTCTTTCCAGCGACGGCTGTGCTGATGCGCGTTTCAGCCTGGACCGCGATTACGATATTCGGCTATCTGAGCATTGGTATGGCCGCTACGTTTATGTACCGCTATCTCCGGCGGTGGACGCACACGCGTGCCGCTGCACTGACCGGAGCTCTAACGTATGCCGGCAGTGCGGCGCTCGTCGGGAGACTGCAGTTTCCTCCGATGGCCCTGACGATTGGCCTTGCACCGTTGGCGTTCGAAGCCGTAGATCGCCTCGTGGATACGCCAAACCTGCGCCACGGCTTACTTACGGCAGGCGCAGTAGCGCTGATTGTACTTGCGGCACATCCACAGGCAGCTTACCTATTCACCCTGCTGCTGCTATTCTACGGCAGCGCGCGCGTGTGGGCCGCCTCGCACGAAGCGGAGCGCCGCGGTTTGAAGGCCATCCAGTTTGCCATCAGCCGGGCGGCAGCTTACGCCGCGTGGGGATTCCTCGGCATCTGCATTGCTGCAATGCAGTGGCTACCCACGCTGCAGCTGATGCTGGAGAGCCCACGGGAACGGATGACCGAAGCTCAAGCGAACCGCTTCGTCTTACATCCAGTTCAATTGCTCACTTATCTGTGGCCGAAGTACGTGGGTTCACCGGTCCGCGGCGACTTCTGGGCACCCGGCAACCCGTGGGAGGCTGCCGTGTTTGTGGGCTGGCTGCCGCTCACGTTTGTTGTGATATCGCTCTTTGCAGGCGATAAGCGCCGCGTCAAGTGGTTTTGGTTTGCGGGCTGGGCTACTGCGCTGTGGTTAGCATTCGGCAGAGTCGCTGGACTTTACACCGTTGCGTTCTACGGTGTGCCTGGTGTCGCGCGATTCCACGATCCCGCCCGATTCCTGCTCATCGGGTCTTTTGCCCTCTCAGCTCTGGCAGCGTTCGGCGCGGATCACACGTTCATGCGCTGGCCCGCGCAGCGCGCGATCAGCGCTGGCGCCGTTATACTTACAGCCGTCCCAATGCTCTGGTTCGGCCGCAGCCTGCTTCCCATGGCATCCAACCACAGACTTCAGGAAGCGGTGCGGCGGCTGCCTATTCCGGCAGCTGGACGCGTTTACAGCATGTCGTCACGGGCCTTGTGGGATCGGTACCTTAACTACGCCAGCTACGGGGACGCCGCCGCTCCAACCATTCAAAACGTCCTGGCGGCCGGCGTACCCAATACGGGCATGCTTCGTCAGAGCGCCGAGGCATCCGGTTATGAGCCCGTGCCGGTGCTGGCAGCCAGCGAATTGGACGGCGCGATCCGGCGTCTGGCCGAGCGTTCCGATCCGGCATTCGCAAACGAACTGCAGCTGGCCAACGTCACCACGATTATCGGCGTGGAGCGCGTTGTGAATCCGGACCTCGGCGATGCGCGAGGCTTCGGCGCCGAAACGCAGAGAGTTATGCAGCCCTCCCATGCATTCTGGCTTGCCGCATCCGAGATTTGCGTACCGAACACACGCCGAGCTATCGCTGTGACAACCAGTCCGCAGTTTCGGCCCTCCGCGGTTGCCGTCGTAACCGGCGCACGAGGCGCGTTCGCTACACAGAATGAAAGTGCGACGCCGGTAGGAAGCGTCACGGTGCCGCCCGGTCAATTCAATGAAGACCGCATCCGTTTGTGCGTAAATGTTACGGCGCCACGCGCCGTTCTGCTCTGCAGCCGCACGGCATATCCCGGCTGGCGCGCCTGGTGTGATGGCAAGCCCACGCCGGTATTCCGGGCCGACATATCGCTCCTGGCGGTAGAGGTTCCTAACGGCAAGCATGACGTAGTGCTGCGATATGCGCCCTTTGTCTACCGTTTAGGGCTCTATATTTCAGCGGTGTCGGTGCTGGTGGCGGCATCTGCCGCCGCATTCTGGCTGTGCGCCGGCGCCCGCTTGGGAAAGAGTGAAAATGCAGGTAAGTGAAGCGATGAAGACCCACGTTCGGTGCGTGCCGAACACCGCATCACTAGCAGAGGCTGCTGACGTGATGGATCTTTACCAGCTCCGCATGCTGCCGGTGCTGGATCCCGAGTCGCGTTTGATCGGCGTGATTGGCGAGGCCGATATCCGGCGCGCCATGCAAGTCGGATGGGACTCACCCGTGAGCCAAACGCTGTTGCGAAACAGCAGCGTCGCTCTTGCCGGCTGCGTAGCGGACTGGATGGCGGCGCCCGCCGTGACTGCTGCGGAGCATGAACCTATAGGCGAAGCAGCCGTCCGGCTTTGGGCGTCCGGCCATGATCGACTCCCGGTACTCAGTGACGCCGGTATGGTTACCGGCCTACTCAGTCGCATCGACGTCATTCAGGCGGTGGCTGAAGGATTGCTGTAAGCCGGCACGACTTCCGCGCAACGAGCTGGGCGATCTCGACTGCGGCATGCCGACAACAGCCGGACAATTGCGGTATGCTTTTTCGCCGGAGCGGCGCCATCAAGCGGACTGGCGTGTCGCCAGGCGGACATCCAGCCAGTTAGCGGTGCGCTGCGCTATGCCACCCGGTGCAGGTATATGCGGGGTCTGCGGTGCAACGGGTAACGCGACACTATGAGTTACAATATGACTCGGTTATTGTCCACGCTTCCGCAACTTCGAGGAGAGAGCATGCACTCGCGCAACATCACTCGCTGTGTCACCACGGCCGCCCTTTTGGCGCTGGCAGCCGTCAGTTTGTCCGCGTTGAGCGGCTGCAAATCCGGCAACACCAACACTGTCGGAAAAGAGATCATTGTCGGTGAATATGGCGCGCTCACCGGACCTCAGGCATCCTTCGGTAAATCGACCAACGAAGGCATTCAGTTGGCTACCGAGCAGGCAAACGCCGCCGGCGGCATCGACGGCAAGACGATCAAGGTGGTTGTTGAGGACGATATGAGCGATGCCGCCAAGGCGGAGATTGCCGTGAAGCGCCTCATCGACGAAGAGCACGTGATCGCCGTCCTTGGCGAGGTGGCCAGCGGGTCTAGCCTGGCCGGCGGACAGGTCTGCCAGCAGGCTCACATTCCAATGGTCTCGCCGAGCTCGACCAATCCCAGCGTCACGCAGATCGGAAACGACATATTCCGGGTCTGCTTTATCGATCCATTTCAGGCGGCGGTTGTAGCTCGATTTGTGCACGACTATCTTCATGTAACCCGCGTGGCCACGTTTACCAACAAGAGCGCGCCGTACAGCACGGGCTTTACGCAGAACTTTATAACGGCCTTCACGGGGATGGGCGGTCAGGTAATAGCCCAGCAATCTTATGGCCAGCAGGATACCGACTACCGTGGCGCGCTCAGCACCATAAAGGCCACTAACCCGCAAGCGATCCTGGTGCCGGGCTACTATACCGACGCTGGAGCCGTGTGCAAACAGGCACGCGACCTCGGCATCAAGGTGCCGATCGTAGGCGGCGACGGCTGGGATTCGCAGCTGCTGTTCAATATCGGTGGCAGCGCGGTGAATGGCTGTTACTTTTCCGACCACGTCTCGATGGACAATCCGAGCCCGGTTGTCCAGAAATTTGTGCAAGATTACAAAGCGCGCTTTGGCCACACTCCGGATGCCCTTGCAGCGCTCGCGTACGATGCAGCAAACCTGACGTATGCAGCAATGAAACGCGCAAAGGCCCTGACACCCGACGACATTCGAGCCGCGATCGCCACAACGACCGATTTTCCGGGCGTCACCGGAAAGATCACGATCGACGCGAACCGCAATGCAAGCAAGCCGGCGGTGATCATCGGTGTTCAAAATGGGCAGTTCAAGTACGTCACGACCATAACCGACCCCAGCAAACCGCTGTCGCAGCAGCCTGCGGCGCCTTCAGGCGGGCAGTAGCCTTTGCAGGCAGTTCAGCAGTTTCTGCAGCAGGTCATTAACGGCGTACAAACCGGCAGTGTGTACGCGCTGATCGCCGTGGGCTACACAATGGTCTACGGGGTGCTGAAGTTCATCAACTTCGCCCATGGCGATGTGTACATGGTCGGCGCGTATATCGGATTCTTCACGGTTACCGGTTATCTGGTGCATGCCGACCCCGCAGCTCAGGGTATCGCAGCGCTGATGATCTGTATGGTGGGCTGCGCATCCCTGGGCGCCCTGATCGAGCGCCTCGCATATCGACCGCTCCGCAACGGCCTCAGCGTGCGTGAAGCAGTGCCCTGGGCTATTTTCTGGTCGCTATACGGCGGTCTGTTCGGTTTCCGGATCGCACAGCACATCATCGGCGCCACGCTCATGGGTGGCAAAGCTCTACCGCCTGTCGAAATCGGCTTCATTGTGGCCGCCGGCATCACGTTCGCCGCGGCGGTACCTCTGCTCAAGCTGCTCTTTGGCGCGCTATCAAAGCACGTCAAGCCGTCGCCGAGCCGGCTCACCGCCTTGATCACCGCTATCGGAATCTCGCTTTTGTTGGAGAACCAGGGTCAGGCGATCTTCACGGCGAATCCGCGGGCGTACCAGATCAAGGGCGTGGATCGCCCATGGCAGCTATCGTTCATTGGCGTTCACCTTACGGTGAGCAGCGGGAGGATGGTTGTACTGGTCGCCGCCGTGATACTAACGGTGGTTCTGGTGTACACAGTCCGATTCACGTCGGTTGGTCGCGCCATTCGGGCAGTCTCCTTCGACCCGGACGCCGCGGCCTTGATGGGCATCCCGACGGACCGCCTCATAGCCACCACCTTCATCATTGGCTCAGCGTTGGCTGGAGCCGCCGGATTCCTTAACCACGGACTGACCCGGATCAACTTCGATGCAAACGTGGGGATCGCGCTAGGGCTTAAAGCCTTCGTGGCTGCAGTACTCGGAGGCATCGGCAGCATCGAGGGCGCCGTGCTGGGCGGCCTGCTTATGGGCCTGGCCGAAAGCTTCACGGCAGGCTCCTCATTCTCTACGTTCAAGGATGCCATTGCGTTCGTCGTGCTCATCATCGTCCTGCTGGTGAAACCGGCCGGCTTGATGGGGCGCGATGTACCGGAAAAGGTTTAGTTCAACTTCCGGTACTGCAGAGCGCCCCTTGCCCATGACTTTACCTTCAGAGAACACGGCCGGACCGCTGCGCGATTATGGTCGACGCGCGTTGGGTCTGGCGCTGTTGGCCATCGCGCTTATGGCAGCCAGTGCCGGAAACAGCCGACTGGTCGACTATGTTCAAGACATCGTGCTGCAATGTGGCATTGCGGTCATTCTGGCCGTGTCACTCAACATCGTCAACGGATTTACAGGTCAGTTTTCCATCGGCCACGCCGGATTCATGTCTGTAGGAGCGTATTGCGGCGCCTCGATAACCTACCTGGAAGCTCAGCGACTGCATGGCGGCCAACCCGGAATAGCGTGGATGCTGCTGGCCATGCTGGCGGGTGGCCTGGTTGCGGCGCTCTTCGGATATCTGGTGGGCGTACCCAGCCTTCGTCTTCGCGGCGACTACCTGGCCATCGTCACACTGGGCTTCGGCGAGATCATTCGCGTCGTGATGGAGAACATCAACGAGATCAGCCCGAAGCTGCAGTTTATGGGCGGAGCCATGGGCTTCTATAACGTGCCGACACTCACAACTTTTCCGTTGGTGTTCGGTGTAGCGGCTCTCGTGATAATCATCTCGCGAAACCTCAAGGTCTCGTCACACGGTCTGGCATTTCTCTCCGTACGGGAAGACGAAGTTGCGGCCGATGCGATGGGCGTGAACACAACGTCGGTCAAGGTGACCGCCTTTGTCCTGGCCGCCTTTTTTGCCGGTATTGGTGGCGTGCTGTTTGCCCACTCGCTGTTTTTCCAGCCTCAAACCTTCAACTTTATTCTCTCCATGAACTATGTTGTCATGATTGTGCTGGGAGGCTCCGGCAGTATTACGGGCGCGGCAGCCGCGGCTATTGTGCTCACGGCGCTGCCGGAGTACTTGAAGTCCATTCAAGACAAGATCCATTTTCACGACGAATACCGGCTGGTCATCTATGCTCTACTGCTCGTGATGACGATGATTTTGCGGCCACAAGGAGTGTTCGCCAACGGTGAACTGCGTTGGCCGTGGAAACGTAAATCTGCCCCGCATGATGGTCCGGACGATGCCACATCCGACCCGCCGCCGAGCGAGCTGGTCCCACAGCTGCCCGAAGGCGTAGGGCACCAGATCCTGGAGATCACCGCGCTCGGCAAGAAGTTTGGTGGTCTCAGCGCCCTCGAAGACGTTAACATCGATATGGCGCCCGGCGAGTTGATCGGCTTGATCGGCCCCAATGGCGCCGGCAAAACCACGCTGTTCAATATGCTTACGGGTGTGTATCAGCCAAGCGACGGGACGATCGCGTACTGCGGCGCTGCGATCTGCGGGCAGCGGCAATGGGCGCGCGGTCCACGCGCCGCGCTGCTTGCGATGGACTTCTGCGTAGCTCTCATCGGGGGTTTCATCGTAGCCGCGATCATGTCAACAGCCCTGGTTCCCGCACTGCTTACACCATTCGATCATACGCTGCAGGCGGTCATTCGCTGGGCATTCATCGTGGCTGCCGCGGCTGCAGCCATCATAACCGCGCCACGCCGACGACGGACGCGCCCCGGTTTGAAGCCGTACCAGTTTGCTGAGCGTGGAATTGCGCGAACATTTCAGAACATCCGGCTGTTTCCGAACCTGACCGTTCTGGAGAACGTCCGCATCGGCACCTACCTCCGGCGCAAAACCAACCTCTTCGATGCGCTCTTCCGTTCAATCCGTCTCAAGAAGGAGGAGGCTCATTCCATCCAGTTCTGCCGGCAGCTCCTCCACCGCTTCGGACTGCAGGACTCGGAAGGAGAGCTGGCCCGGAACCTGCCGTATGGCGATCAGCGTCGGTTGGAGATTGTGCGCGCGCTTGCCACACACCCGCGGCTGCTTCTCCTGGATGAACCGGCCGCCGGCATGAATCCTCAGGAGAAGACGAGCCTCATGGATCTGATTCGGCAGATACGCGAGGAGTATAACCTGACGATTCTTCTGATCGAGCACGACATGAAGGTCGTAATGGGCATCTGCGAGCGGATCTACGTTCTGGACTACGGCAAGATTATCGCATCGGGCACGCCGGAGGAGGTTCGCAAGAATCCGCGGGTAATTGCGGCGTATCTCGGCGAGGAGATCGGTGACGACACAACCGGCGCCGCAGAGGCCCAGCCGGAGCCGGTATGAGATGCAAGGTGTTCGCCCGATGCTGGTAATCCGCAACCTTCAGGTCTATTATGGAGCGATCCACGCTCTTGACGGCATTTCATTGGAAGTGAATGAAGGCGAAATCGTTACCATGATCGGCGCAAACGGAGCCGGCAAGAGCACAACGATTCGCACCGTATCCGGGTTGGTACGTGCGCGCGATGGCGAGATACTGTTTGAGAACACGCCGATACATAGAGTGCCGCCCAACCAGATCGTTCAAATGGGTATCGGGCAGAGCCCGGAGGGCCGCCGCGTTTTCGCTGAGATGACCGTCCGCGAGAACCTCGATCTAGGCGCCTATACGCGGCGCAAGGACCTGGCCGGCATCAAGTCCGACATGGAGAAGGTCTACGGCATCTTTCCGCGCTTGAAGGAGCGCCAGCACCAGATCGCAGGCACCCTTTCCGGCGGTGAGCAACAGATGCTGGCGATGGGTCGGGCACTTATGTGCCGGCCGCGCCTCTTGATGCTGGATGAACCATCGCTGGGCCTCGCGCCGTTCCTGGTGCAGACGATATTCCAGGTTATTCGCGAAATCAACTCGGCAGGAGTAACCGTGTTGCTGGTGGAGCAGAACGCCCACCAGGCGCTTCGCATAGCGAATCGTGGATATGTGATCGAGACGGGCCATATTGTACTTGCCGACACGGCGCCAAACCTGCTGAAGAACGCATCGGTGCGGGCCGCGTACCTCGGCGAGTAACGTGGGCGCGCTGCTCCTCAAGGTGGCAGCCGGCGCGGGCCTCGGGTGGCTCCTGATGCATGGCGTCGATCAGCGCGTGCGCGCCGAAGCGCTGGCAGCAGCACACACCTACTTCGGCCAGAATGGTACATTCACAGCCGCGGTGCGCTCTCAGGGGCTATTCGGTAACCTTAGTGGCCGTATAGGTGAAATCGATATCCGGATCGCCGATGCCCACGTAACGTCGCTGCGGTTCGATCTGGAACGGCCTCGTGGGCCAAGTGGGCGGATTGGTGTACTTACCGTGCAAAGCACGAACCTGGTACTCGCGCGTATCCGTCTTCAGCAGTTCAGCGCCAAACTTCGAGATATTCGCTATCGCCTCAATGATGCCATTTGGAACAATCGACTGGTTCTCGTTGGCGCCGGGCCGGGTACTGCCCAGGCCAGGATATCGCCGGCAGCCCTGCAGCTCATGCTTGCGGGGAGACACGGCGGGGTGCTGAGCGGCGTGCACGTAGGCCTTAGCTTCGACGCGATCACGTTGACCGGCGAGCTAAGTCTGCTGGGCGCAAGGTTGCCCTTTGCCGCCGCCGGGCGCTTATGCGCAGACGAACAGGGCAGGTTGGATTTCGTACCCGACTGGGTACGCTGGGCGGGACACGAATTGGCTTCTGCCCAGCTTCAGCTTCTAACCCGCATGATCAATCCTGCATTCGATCCATCCATCGACCTTGGCACAGGTACGCTACTCCGCATGACAGGAGCGCGCGTCGCCAACGGATGCGTCGTTCTGGACGCCGATCTGACACTGCCCGACGCGAGCCCAGCCCTGAAGATCCGGTCCAGGAGGAGAGAATAGCTATGACGCCCGAGCTGCAACAAACGCCGCTTTCACAGGTACACCGCGCTCTCGGTGCTCGCATGGCGCCGTTTGCCAACTGGGAGATGCCGATTGACTACACGGGAATCCTCTCCGAGGCCGCTGCTGTGCGTGAGCACGCGGGCATATTCGACATCAGTCACATGGGCAGGTTGTTTGTGCGTGGCGCGGGAGCATTCGATACGCTTCAACGACTGACGAGCAACGATGTCGCGGCATTGCATCCCTCGATGGCTCAGTACTCGCTGCTTACAAACGCTCGCGGCGGAATGCTCGACGACATCATCGTCTACCGTACGGCCGCAGACGAGTATCTTGTTGTACTTAACGCAAGTAATGCGGAGAAGGATATTGCCTGGCTCACTGGGCATGCCTCACCGGAAACTACCTTCGACGACCAAACAGGGCAGACCGGCATGATCGCCGTTCAGGGCCCGGACGCCGTGGCAATGGCAGCGAATCTGGCAGGTGAACCTGCGTTGGCACACCTCAGCCGATTCCAATGCATGCACGTTACGGCGTTTGGCGCGCGCTGCTGGTTTTGCCGCACAGGGTATACGGGCGAAGACGGATTCGAAATCGTCATGCCGGCTGCAATAGCTCCCGATGTGTGGCGCCAACTTGGCGAGGCCGGGGCCGCGCCGTGCGGTCTTGGGGCGCGTGACGCGCTTCGTATTGAGGCGGGGTATCCTCTTTACGGGCACGAAATCGGCGAGGATGTTGATCCGGTCTCTGCCGGATTGATGTGGGTGGTAAAGCTGTCGAAAGGCCCGTTCACTGGTCGCGAGTCCATCGAGGCAGTGAAACGTACCGGCCCGCCACATCGCCTCATGGGGCTGATCGTGGATGGCCGTTCGGCGCCTCGGCAGGGCGCAGAGGTGTTCCTGCAAGGCGCGCACATCGGTGAGGTCACCAGCGGCGTATTCTCACCGACCCGTGGGCAAGCAATCGCCATGGCATGGATTGCCACAGCCAACGCCAAAGCCGGCGCCACGGTGCAGGTTCAGGTTCGTGACCGGCTGTTTGGCGCAACTGTAACGCCAAAGAAGGACCTGCTTGCGGACCGCAAGCCGTAATCCACGAAATCAACTCGTATT of the Armatimonadota bacterium genome contains:
- a CDS encoding MTAP family purine nucleoside phosphorylase, whose product is MTDRPNFAIVGGTGLDALSGEIWSEPVSVRTSSGEVTLWSLADNYTEPHHLYFLPRHGQDHQAPPHEIDHFAHVEALESLAVGTVLATNAAGSLRPSITEGSLVTPHDFISFMHGPATTMFRDRAGWQHTDFTNAYSETARQAIWMAADDLGLEVHHNGVYLGTDGPRFETPAEVRMFAAWGADVVGMTGVPEAILCREAGLRYASLTVVTNMAAGLGNAAPDHASISAYAADSAPTIMALLMHAIRRLAG
- a CDS encoding YfhO family protein, yielding MAEAAKPARTSPGRLFATGTCWIFPALLLWPMVLGQRLYWGDLLLYFGPMYNNVARQLRGGRIPLWNPLVLGGQPLLGNPQMGIFFPATAVLMRVSAWTAITIFGYLSIGMAATFMYRYLRRWTHTRAAALTGALTYAGSAALVGRLQFPPMALTIGLAPLAFEAVDRLVDTPNLRHGLLTAGAVALIVLAAHPQAAYLFTLLLLFYGSARVWAASHEAERRGLKAIQFAISRAAAYAAWGFLGICIAAMQWLPTLQLMLESPRERMTEAQANRFVLHPVQLLTYLWPKYVGSPVRGDFWAPGNPWEAAVFVGWLPLTFVVISLFAGDKRRVKWFWFAGWATALWLAFGRVAGLYTVAFYGVPGVARFHDPARFLLIGSFALSALAAFGADHTFMRWPAQRAISAGAVILTAVPMLWFGRSLLPMASNHRLQEAVRRLPIPAAGRVYSMSSRALWDRYLNYASYGDAAAPTIQNVLAAGVPNTGMLRQSAEASGYEPVPVLAASELDGAIRRLAERSDPAFANELQLANVTTIIGVERVVNPDLGDARGFGAETQRVMQPSHAFWLAASEICVPNTRRAIAVTTSPQFRPSAVAVVTGARGAFATQNESATPVGSVTVPPGQFNEDRIRLCVNVTAPRAVLLCSRTAYPGWRAWCDGKPTPVFRADISLLAVEVPNGKHDVVLRYAPFVYRLGLYISAVSVLVAASAAAFWLCAGARLGKSENAGK
- a CDS encoding CBS domain-containing protein, yielding MKTHVRCVPNTASLAEAADVMDLYQLRMLPVLDPESRLIGVIGEADIRRAMQVGWDSPVSQTLLRNSSVALAGCVADWMAAPAVTAAEHEPIGEAAVRLWASGHDRLPVLSDAGMVTGLLSRIDVIQAVAEGLL
- a CDS encoding ABC transporter substrate-binding protein, with protein sequence MHSRNITRCVTTAALLALAAVSLSALSGCKSGNTNTVGKEIIVGEYGALTGPQASFGKSTNEGIQLATEQANAAGGIDGKTIKVVVEDDMSDAAKAEIAVKRLIDEEHVIAVLGEVASGSSLAGGQVCQQAHIPMVSPSSTNPSVTQIGNDIFRVCFIDPFQAAVVARFVHDYLHVTRVATFTNKSAPYSTGFTQNFITAFTGMGGQVIAQQSYGQQDTDYRGALSTIKATNPQAILVPGYYTDAGAVCKQARDLGIKVPIVGGDGWDSQLLFNIGGSAVNGCYFSDHVSMDNPSPVVQKFVQDYKARFGHTPDALAALAYDAANLTYAAMKRAKALTPDDIRAAIATTTDFPGVTGKITIDANRNASKPAVIIGVQNGQFKYVTTITDPSKPLSQQPAAPSGGQ
- a CDS encoding branched-chain amino acid ABC transporter permease, whose product is MQAVQQFLQQVINGVQTGSVYALIAVGYTMVYGVLKFINFAHGDVYMVGAYIGFFTVTGYLVHADPAAQGIAALMICMVGCASLGALIERLAYRPLRNGLSVREAVPWAIFWSLYGGLFGFRIAQHIIGATLMGGKALPPVEIGFIVAAGITFAAAVPLLKLLFGALSKHVKPSPSRLTALITAIGISLLLENQGQAIFTANPRAYQIKGVDRPWQLSFIGVHLTVSSGRMVVLVAAVILTVVLVYTVRFTSVGRAIRAVSFDPDAAALMGIPTDRLIATTFIIGSALAGAAGFLNHGLTRINFDANVGIALGLKAFVAAVLGGIGSIEGAVLGGLLMGLAESFTAGSSFSTFKDAIAFVVLIIVLLVKPAGLMGRDVPEKV
- a CDS encoding branched-chain amino acid ABC transporter ATP-binding protein/permease, translated to MTLPSENTAGPLRDYGRRALGLALLAIALMAASAGNSRLVDYVQDIVLQCGIAVILAVSLNIVNGFTGQFSIGHAGFMSVGAYCGASITYLEAQRLHGGQPGIAWMLLAMLAGGLVAALFGYLVGVPSLRLRGDYLAIVTLGFGEIIRVVMENINEISPKLQFMGGAMGFYNVPTLTTFPLVFGVAALVIIISRNLKVSSHGLAFLSVREDEVAADAMGVNTTSVKVTAFVLAAFFAGIGGVLFAHSLFFQPQTFNFILSMNYVVMIVLGGSGSITGAAAAAIVLTALPEYLKSIQDKIHFHDEYRLVIYALLLVMTMILRPQGVFANGELRWPWKRKSAPHDGPDDATSDPPPSELVPQLPEGVGHQILEITALGKKFGGLSALEDVNIDMAPGELIGLIGPNGAGKTTLFNMLTGVYQPSDGTIAYCGAAICGQRQWARGPRAALLAMDFCVALIGGFIVAAIMSTALVPALLTPFDHTLQAVIRWAFIVAAAAAAIITAPRRRRTRPGLKPYQFAERGIARTFQNIRLFPNLTVLENVRIGTYLRRKTNLFDALFRSIRLKKEEAHSIQFCRQLLHRFGLQDSEGELARNLPYGDQRRLEIVRALATHPRLLLLDEPAAGMNPQEKTSLMDLIRQIREEYNLTILLIEHDMKVVMGICERIYVLDYGKIIASGTPEEVRKNPRVIAAYLGEEIGDDTTGAAEAQPEPV
- a CDS encoding ABC transporter ATP-binding protein, with the protein product MLVIRNLQVYYGAIHALDGISLEVNEGEIVTMIGANGAGKSTTIRTVSGLVRARDGEILFENTPIHRVPPNQIVQMGIGQSPEGRRVFAEMTVRENLDLGAYTRRKDLAGIKSDMEKVYGIFPRLKERQHQIAGTLSGGEQQMLAMGRALMCRPRLLMLDEPSLGLAPFLVQTIFQVIREINSAGVTVLLVEQNAHQALRIANRGYVIETGHIVLADTAPNLLKNASVRAAYLGE